A single genomic interval of Pyrus communis chromosome 5, drPyrComm1.1, whole genome shotgun sequence harbors:
- the LOC137733140 gene encoding uncharacterized protein codes for MMKKENGDDERVHVLEINLVSAQGLKAPSVTLCRMQTYALAWVDSAHKIRSRVDKVGGENPTWNDRCLFKVPSRFLSSETSQVSVQIYAVGCFRDHLVGTVRFLINNFLDVSSTIPSFTAIQIRRPSGRFRGVLNVAALVIDGSSLAPAVSELPAIGYRDLMGMGESFRRRRRDSMTSRSKNYSSDSKENSCTESTENSDLSESAASSPETPLPPLKELNTISELAGTRSQVLKAPPTDGSRFLCCFLTQRKIKYNPSDQNADGAHS; via the coding sequence atgatgaagaaAGAAAACGGAGACGACGAACGTGTGCACGTCTTGGAGATCAACCTCGTCTCCGCCCAGGGTCTCAAGGCTCCCTCCGTCACCCTCTGCCGCATGCAGACCTACGCTCTCGCCTGGGTCGACTCCGCCCACAAGATCCGCTCTCGGGTCGACAAGGTGGGCGGTGAGAATCCGACATGGAATGATCGGTGCCTCTTCAAGGTCCCGTCCAGATTCCTCTCCAGCGAGACCTCCCAGGTCTCGGTCCAGATCTATGCCGTCGGATGCTTCCGCGATCACCTCGTCGGCACCGTCCGATTTCTGATCAACAACTTTCTCGACGTCTCGTCCACCATTCCATCGTTTACGGCGATCCAAATCCGGCGACCTTCTGGAAGATTCCGAGGCGTGTTGAATGTGGCCGCGTTGGTGATCGACGGCTCGAGTCTGGCTCCTGCAGTGAGCGAGCTGCCTGCGATCGGGTACCGCGACCTGATGGGAATGGGAGAGAgcttccggcgccggcgacgcgACAGCATGACAAGCAGATCGAAGAATTACTCCAGCGATTCGAAGGAGAACTCTTGCACTGAATCGACGGAAAACTCGGACTTGAGCGAATCGGCGGCGTCATCACCAGAGACGCCGTTGCCGCCTCTGAAGGAGCTGAACACGATCAGCGAATTGGCGGGAACAAGAAGCCAGGTGTTGAAGGCTCCTCCAACGGACGGCTCGCGTTTCCTGTGCTGCTTTCTGACGCAGAGGAAAATTAAATACAATCCGTCGGATCAGAACGCAGATGGGGCCCACAGCTGA